A single genomic interval of Granulicella tundricola MP5ACTX9 harbors:
- a CDS encoding Uma2 family endonuclease: MATSVLIPISEYLKTTYRPDREYLDGEVVERHVGKWEHSRVQALLTGWFIQHERSWNIQTATEWRTQVSSTRVRIPDLVLVRSGAQPEVLEDAPLLVIEILSPDDSYSDTQQRAEDYLRMGVTTIWIIDPSTRTGRVCSGSNWMQRERLEVAGTAIYVPLDRVFEALVSGGVVEETK; encoded by the coding sequence ATGGCTACCTCCGTACTCATTCCGATCTCTGAGTATCTGAAGACGACCTATCGCCCGGACCGGGAGTATTTGGACGGCGAGGTTGTGGAGCGTCACGTGGGTAAGTGGGAACATTCGCGGGTGCAGGCTCTGCTGACGGGTTGGTTCATTCAGCATGAAAGATCATGGAATATCCAAACCGCGACTGAGTGGAGAACCCAGGTGTCCAGTACGCGGGTCAGAATTCCTGATCTCGTTCTGGTGCGGTCCGGTGCGCAGCCTGAGGTGCTTGAAGATGCACCCTTGCTGGTCATCGAGATACTCTCTCCGGACGATAGCTACTCCGACACCCAGCAACGTGCCGAAGATTACCTTCGAATGGGCGTGACCACGATCTGGATCATCGATCCGAGCACGCGAACCGGAAGGGTATGCTCCGGATCGAACTGGATGCAGAGAGAACGGCTGGAGGTGGCGGGGACTGCGATTTATGTTCCCTTGGACCGCGTCTTTGAAGCTCTTGTCTCTGGTGGCGTCGTGGAGGAGACGAAGTAG
- a CDS encoding acetyl-CoA carboxylase carboxyltransferase subunit alpha, whose protein sequence is MAEMETIKQQMPAAPVPEAWVRTELARDPARPYPMDYIEALFTDFSEIHGDRAFGDDAAMTCGMARFQGTPVLVIGNLKGRTLKDRVTRRFGSPEPEGYRKALRAMKIAEKFGRPVFTFLDLAGAFPGIGAEERGQGEAIARNLMEMNRLRVPTLATITGEGGSGGALALAVADRVLMLENAIYSVISPEGCASIMWKDASKKQQAAAALKYTAKDTKALGCVDDVIGEPEGGTQADPGKAFTLVSRSLKKHFNEIKGMPIDELLEKRYQKFRNMAQFYTTA, encoded by the coding sequence ATGGCAGAGATGGAAACAATCAAGCAACAGATGCCGGCAGCCCCTGTACCCGAAGCCTGGGTTCGTACGGAGCTGGCGCGTGATCCGGCGAGACCCTACCCGATGGACTACATCGAAGCACTGTTTACAGACTTCAGCGAGATACATGGGGACCGGGCGTTTGGCGATGATGCCGCAATGACGTGCGGGATGGCGCGGTTTCAGGGGACGCCGGTGCTGGTGATCGGGAACCTGAAGGGCCGGACGCTGAAGGACAGGGTGACGCGGCGGTTTGGCTCGCCTGAGCCGGAGGGTTACCGGAAGGCGCTGAGGGCGATGAAGATCGCCGAGAAGTTTGGGCGGCCGGTGTTTACGTTTCTGGATCTGGCTGGGGCGTTTCCGGGAATTGGCGCCGAAGAGCGCGGACAAGGTGAGGCGATTGCGCGGAACCTGATGGAGATGAATCGGCTGAGGGTGCCGACGCTTGCGACGATTACGGGTGAAGGCGGCTCGGGTGGTGCGCTGGCGCTGGCTGTGGCGGATAGGGTGCTGATGCTCGAGAATGCGATCTACTCGGTGATCTCGCCGGAGGGATGCGCGTCGATCATGTGGAAGGACGCGAGCAAGAAGCAGCAGGCTGCGGCTGCGCTGAAGTACACGGCGAAGGACACGAAGGCGCTGGGGTGTGTCGATGATGTGATTGGCGAGCCGGAGGGTGGGACGCAGGCCGATCCGGGCAAGGCGTTTACGCTGGTAAGCCGGAGTCTGAAGAAGCACTTCAACGAGATCAAGGGTATGCCGATCGATGAGCTGCTCGAGAAGCGGTACCAGAAGTTCCGCAACATGGCGCAGTTCTACACGACAGCCTAA
- a CDS encoding CPBP family intramembrane glutamic endopeptidase: protein MRDEIEKIPRGFEIALFGTAMLWALASSAIASRSAHGIVVRFKLDTIESLLSAVFLVFLVVVGFSLLDWIATRGRSDADALPLPRRAGWGMEWGVGAAVGWGLCLVAVLPVLLIGNLHGRLMLSGATLWSAALSALTLLAMTLAAELIARGYGFQRLIVAVGPSWASVITSFGFAAALVWGNPPRHLLVALIDGTVFGLVLAVAYLRTHALWVGWGIHFAYRVMMAVVVGLPIAGRNDFGSIMDTYTTGPGLLTGSGFGLDGALLTALVMAGGMVVVYRVTKEYAWKYTLPEIVAAGYEVTVAPPAAHTAMEKAAAPAPLVQILATTPQTRSVVSPVEPPRPEAEHDFRQH from the coding sequence TTGCGAGACGAGATAGAGAAGATTCCACGCGGTTTCGAGATTGCGCTGTTTGGTACGGCGATGCTTTGGGCGCTGGCCTCGTCGGCGATTGCGAGCCGGTCTGCGCATGGGATAGTTGTGCGGTTCAAGCTGGATACGATCGAGAGCCTGCTGAGTGCGGTGTTTCTGGTCTTTCTGGTGGTGGTCGGGTTCAGCTTGCTGGACTGGATTGCGACGCGCGGGCGGTCTGATGCGGATGCACTTCCGCTGCCTCGGCGGGCGGGGTGGGGGATGGAGTGGGGTGTTGGGGCTGCGGTGGGGTGGGGGCTGTGCCTCGTGGCTGTGCTGCCGGTATTGCTGATAGGGAATCTGCATGGACGGCTCATGTTGAGTGGGGCGACCCTCTGGTCTGCGGCTCTCTCTGCGTTGACGTTGCTGGCGATGACGCTGGCGGCGGAGTTGATCGCACGGGGGTATGGATTTCAGCGGCTGATCGTGGCGGTTGGGCCTTCTTGGGCTTCGGTGATTACGTCGTTTGGGTTTGCTGCGGCGCTGGTTTGGGGGAATCCGCCACGGCATTTGCTGGTGGCCTTAATCGATGGAACAGTCTTTGGGCTGGTTCTGGCGGTGGCTTATCTGCGGACCCATGCGCTTTGGGTTGGGTGGGGGATTCACTTCGCTTATCGGGTGATGATGGCTGTGGTGGTGGGACTGCCGATTGCCGGGCGGAACGATTTTGGATCGATCATGGACACGTATACGACCGGACCGGGATTGTTGACGGGGAGTGGATTCGGGCTGGATGGGGCTTTGCTGACGGCTTTGGTGATGGCCGGCGGGATGGTGGTGGTGTACCGGGTGACGAAGGAGTACGCGTGGAAGTACACGCTGCCGGAGATTGTGGCTGCGGGGTATGAGGTGACGGTGGCTCCTCCTGCGGCGCATACGGCGATGGAGAAGGCCGCGGCACCTGCTCCGCTGGTGCAGATCCTGGCGACGACTCCGCAGACACGGTCTGTTGTGTCTCCTGTTGAGCCGCCCAGGCCGGAAGCGGAACACGACTTTCGACAGCACTAA
- the dnaE gene encoding DNA polymerase III subunit alpha, with product MGAEFTHLHLHTDYSLLDGACDVDKLVAHVDKIGQKSVAMTDHGNIFGAVHFFNSAKKKGIKPILGCELYICQAEDHRAKGDGDKYNHLLVLAENQEGYRNLVRLTSEAALHGFYRKPRVSKNFLAKHTEGLIGFSGCLAGEVSQHLMAGDYDKAKTTAGGFEEMFGRGNFFLEVQDHKLAPDKAVIEAMFRMEKDLDIPLIATNDSHYIEDQDARAHEVLLCVQTAGSMNDPKRFKFDTEEFYIKTAEEMARFFPDHPEVLSRTMQFPERCNLELNKVDNPFPDFPVPAGETLESYFEQVCREGLKKRFETNVAHLERTGKLRKNKTDYEARLNREIDCIKAMKFPGYFMIVWDFIRYAREQGIPVGPGRGSAAGSLVAYCMEITDVDPLQNELLFERFLNPERISMPDIDIDFCMNRRGEVIEYVQRKYGKDQVAQIITFNTMAAKAAIKDVGRALDMPYGEVDRIAKMIQGRIGVTISEVLKDNGPLTKAYESEPQIRELIDTALRLEGLVRGAGVHAAGVVIAPSPLTELVPVTRAKSEEIVTSYDMGAIEKMGLLKMDFLGLTTLTVIDDALKLIKLTRGEDVDLATISLDDAKTYEQVFHRALTSGVFQFESGGMRDVLRRYKPNTVEDLTALNALYRPGPIQGGMVDEFIERKWGRRAVEYELPELEPILRETLGVMLYQEQVMQISNKLAGFSLSQADMLRRAMGKKDVAEMTKQKVKFMEGAAENKHPKAVAGNIFDLMAKFAEYGFNKSHSAAYALLAYHTAYLKTHYTVEFMAALLTSETSKPENVVKYISECKEINIAVVPPDVQISQPSFTPQDGAIRFGLAAIKNVGHNAIQSIIDARGALQAEGKDGFASLWEFCEKVDLRLLNKRVLESLIKAGAMDCFGKRAAVMAALDNAMDRAQKAQKDKAAGQHGLFFGGIFDSDVPAAGAAVEALPNAPEWDEHTRLQNEKDVLGFFVSGHPMDKYREKLRNMKVVDTATACEMKPEPQQFRRGGPEPNEISIAGVITGLKVAKSKRSGEMYAQAVLEDTTGKIELICFPQSYEKMAEKLKITVPVVIRGSLRGEEDSAPKLAISGIEALEDVKLRLPEALRIKVPLHSSDAELLNKLARLFTESPGRGKLLLDFEEPGEFCAVLEPMKVMVAADRLFIDRVEELVGRGAVRVIQ from the coding sequence ATGGGCGCTGAGTTTACGCATCTGCATTTGCATACGGATTATTCGCTGTTGGATGGGGCTTGCGACGTCGACAAGCTGGTGGCGCATGTCGACAAGATAGGGCAGAAGTCGGTTGCGATGACCGATCATGGGAACATCTTTGGGGCGGTACACTTCTTCAACTCTGCGAAGAAGAAGGGGATCAAGCCGATCCTGGGGTGTGAGCTTTATATCTGCCAGGCCGAGGACCACAGGGCCAAGGGCGATGGGGATAAGTACAACCACCTGCTGGTGCTGGCGGAGAATCAGGAGGGGTATCGGAACCTGGTCCGGCTGACGAGCGAGGCGGCGCTGCATGGGTTCTATCGCAAGCCGCGGGTGAGCAAGAACTTTCTGGCGAAGCATACAGAAGGGCTGATCGGGTTCTCCGGGTGCCTGGCGGGTGAGGTTTCGCAGCACCTGATGGCTGGGGACTACGACAAGGCCAAGACGACGGCGGGTGGGTTCGAGGAGATGTTTGGGCGAGGGAACTTCTTTCTCGAAGTGCAGGACCATAAGCTGGCGCCGGATAAGGCGGTGATCGAGGCGATGTTCCGGATGGAGAAGGATCTGGACATTCCGTTGATTGCGACGAATGACTCGCACTACATCGAAGACCAGGACGCGCGGGCGCATGAGGTGCTGCTGTGCGTCCAGACTGCGGGATCGATGAACGATCCGAAGCGGTTCAAGTTCGATACGGAAGAGTTCTACATCAAGACGGCGGAGGAGATGGCTCGGTTCTTTCCGGATCATCCTGAGGTCTTGAGCCGGACGATGCAGTTTCCGGAGCGCTGCAACCTGGAGTTGAACAAGGTCGACAATCCGTTTCCGGACTTTCCGGTGCCGGCGGGGGAGACGCTCGAGAGCTACTTTGAGCAGGTTTGCCGTGAGGGGCTGAAGAAGCGGTTTGAGACGAACGTGGCGCACCTGGAGCGGACGGGTAAGCTGCGGAAGAACAAGACCGATTATGAAGCGCGTTTGAACCGGGAGATCGATTGCATCAAGGCGATGAAGTTCCCGGGCTACTTCATGATCGTGTGGGACTTTATCCGGTATGCGCGGGAGCAGGGGATTCCGGTGGGGCCGGGGCGTGGATCGGCTGCGGGATCGCTTGTTGCATATTGCATGGAGATCACGGACGTCGATCCTTTGCAGAACGAACTGCTGTTTGAGCGGTTTCTGAATCCGGAACGTATCTCGATGCCGGATATCGATATCGACTTCTGCATGAATCGCCGGGGTGAGGTGATTGAGTATGTGCAGCGGAAGTACGGCAAGGACCAGGTGGCGCAGATCATCACGTTCAATACGATGGCGGCGAAGGCTGCGATCAAGGACGTTGGACGCGCGCTGGATATGCCGTATGGCGAAGTGGACCGGATTGCGAAGATGATCCAGGGGCGCATTGGGGTGACCATCTCCGAGGTGCTGAAGGACAATGGGCCGCTGACGAAGGCGTATGAGTCTGAGCCGCAGATTCGGGAGTTGATCGATACGGCGCTGCGGCTTGAGGGGTTGGTGCGTGGTGCGGGTGTTCACGCTGCGGGTGTGGTGATTGCGCCTTCGCCTCTGACGGAGCTGGTGCCTGTTACTCGAGCCAAGTCTGAGGAGATTGTGACCTCGTACGACATGGGCGCGATTGAGAAGATGGGCCTGCTGAAGATGGACTTCCTGGGGCTCACGACTCTTACCGTCATCGACGATGCATTGAAGCTGATCAAGCTGACTCGTGGCGAGGATGTCGATCTGGCGACGATCTCGCTGGACGATGCGAAGACGTATGAGCAGGTGTTTCATCGTGCGCTGACGAGTGGGGTGTTCCAGTTTGAATCGGGTGGGATGCGGGATGTGCTGCGGCGATATAAACCGAACACGGTTGAGGATCTGACGGCTTTGAATGCGCTGTATCGGCCGGGTCCGATCCAGGGCGGGATGGTGGATGAGTTCATCGAACGCAAGTGGGGACGGCGGGCGGTGGAGTATGAGCTGCCGGAGCTAGAGCCGATCCTGCGTGAGACGTTGGGCGTGATGCTGTACCAGGAACAGGTCATGCAGATCTCCAACAAGCTGGCGGGGTTCAGCCTGAGTCAGGCCGACATGCTGCGGCGTGCGATGGGTAAAAAAGACGTGGCTGAGATGACCAAGCAGAAGGTCAAGTTCATGGAGGGTGCGGCGGAGAACAAGCATCCGAAGGCCGTGGCCGGAAACATCTTCGACCTGATGGCGAAGTTTGCGGAGTATGGGTTCAATAAGTCGCACTCTGCTGCTTATGCCTTGCTGGCATATCACACGGCTTATCTGAAGACGCACTATACGGTGGAGTTCATGGCGGCGTTGCTGACGTCTGAAACGTCGAAGCCGGAGAATGTCGTCAAGTACATTTCTGAGTGCAAGGAGATCAACATCGCGGTGGTTCCGCCGGATGTGCAGATCTCGCAGCCGAGCTTTACGCCGCAGGATGGGGCGATCCGGTTTGGGCTGGCGGCGATCAAGAACGTTGGGCATAATGCGATTCAGTCGATCATCGATGCGCGTGGGGCGTTGCAGGCTGAAGGTAAGGACGGGTTTGCGAGCCTTTGGGAGTTCTGCGAGAAGGTGGATCTGCGGCTGCTGAATAAGCGGGTGCTGGAATCGCTGATCAAGGCTGGGGCTATGGACTGCTTCGGCAAGAGAGCTGCTGTGATGGCGGCGCTGGACAATGCGATGGACCGGGCGCAGAAGGCGCAGAAGGATAAAGCTGCGGGGCAGCATGGGCTGTTCTTTGGTGGGATCTTCGATAGCGATGTGCCGGCTGCGGGAGCTGCGGTTGAAGCGCTGCCGAATGCACCGGAGTGGGATGAGCATACTCGGCTGCAGAACGAGAAGGATGTGCTTGGGTTCTTTGTAAGCGGACATCCGATGGATAAGTATCGGGAGAAGCTGCGGAACATGAAGGTGGTGGATACGGCGACGGCGTGCGAGATGAAGCCGGAGCCGCAGCAGTTCAGACGTGGCGGTCCGGAGCCGAATGAGATCTCGATTGCGGGCGTGATTACCGGGCTGAAGGTGGCGAAGAGCAAACGCAGCGGCGAGATGTATGCACAGGCGGTGCTCGAAGATACGACGGGGAAGATTGAGCTGATCTGCTTTCCGCAGAGCTACGAGAAGATGGCGGAGAAGCTGAAGATTACGGTGCCGGTGGTGATTCGCGGGTCGCTGCGCGGGGAGGAGGATTCGGCTCCGAAGCTTGCGATCTCAGGGATTGAGGCGCTGGAGGATGTGAAGCTAAGGCTGCCGGAGGCACTGCGGATCAAGGTTCCGCTGCACTCATCCGATGCGGAGTTGCTGAACAAACTGGCTCGGCTGTTTACGGAGTCGCCTGGGAGAGGGAAGCTGCTGCTGGACTTTGAGGAGCCGGGGGAGTTCTGTGCGGTGCTGGAGCCTATGAAGGTGATGGTGGCTGCGGATCGGCTGTTTATTGATCGGGTGGAGGAGCTTGTGGGGCGCGGGGCGGTGAGGGTGATTCAGTAA
- a CDS encoding DoxX family membrane protein — MRVAGKELAYGLLRVALGLNFLGHGGFRILSGVGAFAVGMAEHMTKSPLPHGMVVGFGYAIPWIELLLGLGLILGVFTRTVLVGGALFMMALTFGTTSNQQWDVAGQQLVYSVVFFGLLYLVEFNRFSIDWLRAPDGLRGGMARSSLQ, encoded by the coding sequence ATGAGAGTTGCGGGTAAAGAACTGGCTTATGGGTTGTTGCGGGTGGCGCTTGGGCTGAACTTTTTGGGGCATGGTGGGTTTCGGATTCTGAGTGGGGTGGGGGCTTTTGCGGTGGGGATGGCGGAGCATATGACGAAGTCGCCGTTGCCGCATGGAATGGTGGTGGGGTTTGGATATGCGATTCCGTGGATTGAGTTGTTGCTGGGGCTCGGTTTGATTCTTGGGGTGTTTACGCGGACGGTGCTGGTGGGTGGGGCGCTGTTCATGATGGCGTTGACGTTTGGGACGACGTCGAATCAGCAGTGGGATGTGGCGGGGCAGCAGCTTGTTTATAGTGTGGTGTTCTTTGGGCTGCTTTACCTGGTGGAGTTCAATCGGTTTTCCATTGATTGGCTGAGGGCTCCAGACGGGCTGCGCGGTGGGATGGCCCGGTCTTCGTTACAATAG
- a CDS encoding Rcat domain-containing protein yields MSKIAKTGDRAKVMDTNKSTDCPKCGKLTRIVKRVKDRERGIPGGVYISCSACDFFEKL; encoded by the coding sequence ATGTCAAAGATTGCAAAGACCGGCGATCGCGCCAAGGTCATGGACACGAACAAGAGCACGGATTGCCCGAAGTGCGGGAAGCTGACCCGGATTGTGAAGCGGGTCAAGGATCGTGAGCGCGGGATTCCGGGTGGAGTTTATATCTCCTGCTCGGCTTGCGATTTCTTCGAGAAGCTGTAA